ATTGAGCTTTTTGAGTCTTGGGGAAAACTATTACATCCCTAATTGAGGATTCATTAAGAAGCAGCATCATTATTCTATCCAGTCCAAAGGCAATACCGCCGTGAGGAGGCGCTCCAAATTCAAAAGCTTCAAGCAAAAATCCGAATCTTTCCTTTGCCTGTTCATCGGTTATTCCGATGGCTTTAAACATTTTTTCCTGAATTGCTCTGCTGTGAATTCTGATACTTCCTCCACCCAGCTCCAAGCCGTTTAGAACAAGATCGTAAGCTCTGGCTTTCATTTTACCCGGTGCAGTATCAAAGTATTTCAGATCTTCCTCTTTAGGAGAGGTAAACGGATGATGAAGAGGATCAAACCTTTTTTCTTCTTCATTCCAGCCGAACAAAGGAAAGTCCGTAATCCACTCAAAACAATATGCATCTTTATCTATAAGATTAAGTTTTTCCCCGAGGTGCCTTCTTAAAAAATCCAAGGCCTGATTCACTACTTCAAATTTATCGGCAATGACCAGTATTAAGTCCCCGTCTTCCGCTTTAAAAGCCGCTTTCATCTCAGAAAGTATCTGTTCGCTGAAAAATTTGGTAAGATTTGATTCCATCTTTCCGTTTTCAACTTTAAACCAGGACATACCTTTAGCGCCGAAGGTTTTAACAAATTCAATCAATTTGTCAATTTCCATTCTTGAGAAAGAACCGCATTTTCTTGCATTAAGTCCTTTGATTATTCCTCCGGCAGCAGCGACACTGGCGAATATTTTATATTCTGCATTTTTTGCAACTTCCGTTATATCCACAAGCTGAAGATCAAACCTTAAATCCGGTTTGTCTGTGCCATATTTACCCAGAGCTTCATCATAGGTAAGGCGTTTGAAAGGCGGTTTAATATCCCTTCCCAGAGCATTCTTAAAAACATAGGATATCATCCCTTCCGTCAGGGTCATAATATCCTCTTCTTCAACAAAAGACATCTCTATGTCTATTTGCGTAAACTCAGGCTGTCTATCGGCTCTTAAGTCCTCATCTCTGAAGCATTTTGCAATTTGGAAGTATTTATCAAAACCCGAGATCATCAGGGTCTGTTTAAGCATCTGAGGCGACTGAGGCAGAGCGTAGAATTCTCCCGGATTAACACGGCTCGGGACCAGGTAATCCCTCGCGCCTTCAGGCGTGCTCTTAAGTAGTATGGGAGTCTCTACATCCAGAAAACCCTGTTTATCAAGGTAATCCCTTACAAG
The window above is part of the Candidatus Firestonebacteria bacterium RIFOXYD2_FULL_39_29 genome. Proteins encoded here:
- a CDS encoding aspartate--tRNA ligase translates to MLRSNYCGEVNAVHLGKEVNLFGWVNTWRDHGGVIFIDLRDRTGIVQLVFNPGINKELHEIAGTARDEYVLNIKGIVENRPEGTVNKNLFSGEIEIKVTDVKVLNAAKALPFQIRDDINVAEEIRLQYRYLDLRRPKMFKNFHLRHKVTFLVRDYLDKQGFLDVETPILLKSTPEGARDYLVPSRVNPGEFYALPQSPQMLKQTLMISGFDKYFQIAKCFRDEDLRADRQPEFTQIDIEMSFVEEEDIMTLTEGMISYVFKNALGRDIKPPFKRLTYDEALGKYGTDKPDLRFDLQLVDITEVAKNAEYKIFASVAAAGGIIKGLNARKCGSFSRMEIDKLIEFVKTFGAKGMSWFKVENGKMESNLTKFFSEQILSEMKAAFKAEDGDLILVIADKFEVVNQALDFLRRHLGEKLNLIDKDAYCFEWITDFPLFGWNEEEKRFDPLHHPFTSPKEEDLKYFDTAPGKMKARAYDLVLNGLELGGGSIRIHSRAIQEKMFKAIGITDEQAKERFGFLLEAFEFGAPPHGGIAFGLDRIMMLLLNESSIRDVIVFPKTQKAQCLLSGAPSKVEEKQLKELHIKTIELIKKEEKKPLDNIN